From the Acidovorax sp. NCPPB 3576 genome, the window TTGCCGTTCAGATCCAGCGTCAGACCGGTGGCCTTGGCAAAGGCGGCATCGCCGTCGGCCAGCATGCGCACTTTGCCTTGGGTTTTCTGGTCACGTGCCCAGGCGCCCATCACGAACGCGTCATTCACGCTCACACACCAGATCTCGTCCACACCCGCTGCCTTGAAAGCCTCGGCCTGTTCCACATAGCCTGGAACGTGCTTGGCAGAACAGGTTGGCGTGAAAGCCCCTGGCACGGCAAACAGTGCGATGGTTTTGCCAGCGGTGGCTTGATCCACCACGACGGGATTGGGACCAAGGCTACAACCTTCGCCTTCGACTTCCGAATACTCCATCAGGGTAATGGCAGGCAGACTCTCACCGACTTTGATCATGCTGGGCTCTCCTATGGGTGGAATGGCGGCTCTGCAAAACGCAGGCCCAAAAAACAAAACGACCCAGCATTGTGGGTCGTTTTGAGCGGCTTGACAGCCAACAAGCCCGAAGGACTTGTAAGGATCTTCCAATTAGACCAAAGCGGCCTTTTGAACCAGACGGGTAGCAACCCAGTTCTTGGTCTTGGAGATAGGACGGCTTTCCGTGATCTCGATGGTGTCACCCAACTTGTATTCGCCCTTTTCGTCATGGGCGTGGTACTTGCTGGATTTGGCCACGATCTTGCCGTAGAGCTCGTGCTTCACACGGCGCTCGACCAACACGGTCACAGTCTTCGTACGCTTGTCGCTGACCACCTTGCCAACCAAGGTGCGCTTGAGGGATTTTTTAGCTTCCGTCATGTGGGCTCCTTACTTGGCGGCTTGCTTTTCAGCAAGAATGGTCTTGGCACGAGCGATATCCCGACGGGTGATACGCAGCGTATTGGTGTTTGCCAGTTGTTGAGTGGCCTTCTGCATGCGCAGACCGAAATGGGCCTTTTGCAAGGACTTGATTTCGGTTTCGATGCCAGCGACGTCTTTTTGGCGCAGTTCAGCAGCTTTCGTCATTTCGATTCTCCTGAATTTAAGCGCCAATTTGACGGGCCACGAACGTGGTGCGCAGCGGCAGCTTGGCAGCAGCCAGGCGGAACGCTTCACGGGCCAGTTCTTCAGGCACACCGACGATCTCGAAAACCACCTTGCCGGGCTGAATCTCAGCCACGTAATACTCGGGGTTGCCCTTACCGTTACCCATCCGAACTTCGGCGGGCTTGGTAGAGATCGGCTTGTCGGGGAACACGCGGATCCAGATACGGCCGCCACGCTTCACGTGACGGGAGATCGCACGGCGTGCGGCCTCGATCTGGCGGGCCGTCAGACGGCCCCGGTCCGTGCATTTCAGGCCGAAGTCACCGAAGGCCACCGAATTGCCACGGGTGGCAACGCCGGTGTTACGGCCCTTCTGCTCTTTGCGGTACTTGCGGCGAGCGGGTTGCAGCATCTTTATTCTCCTTTGCCGTCCGCTGCTGTAGCGGGCGCGTCAACCTTGCGAACGCGCTTAACGGCGGTGTTATCGGCGCCACCGGCACCGGCGGGCTTGTCGCTACCGTCTGCAGGTGCCGCATTGGCACCGGCAGGACGACGCGGACCACCTCGGCCTGCACCGGGACGATCGCCACCTGGGCGGCCATCGCGACGCGGGCCACGGGGACGACGCTCTTCTTCTGGACGCGGTGTTTCCACTGCGGGCAGATCGTTGCGGCCCAGCGTATCGCCCTTGTAGACCCAGACCTTGACGCCGATGACGCCGTAGGTGGTCTTGGCTTCGGACGTGCCGTAGTCAATGTCGGCGCGCAGGGTGTGAAGCGGCACGCGACCTTCGCGGTACCACTCGCAACGAGCGATTTCAATCCCATTCAGGCGGCCGGACGACATGATCTTGATGCCCTGGGCACCCAGACGCATGGCGTTTTGCATGGCGCGCTTCATGGCGCGGCGGAACATGATCCGCTTTTCCAGCTGTTGGGTGATGCTGTCAGCAATCAGTTTGGCATCGATTTCGGGCTTGCGCACTTCTTCGATGTTCACTGCGACAGGCACGCCCAAGCGGATAGCGAGTTCCTTCTTCAGGTTCTCGATGTCTTCGCCCTTCTTGCCGATCACCACGCCCGGACGTGCCGAGTAGATTGTGATGCGGGCATTCTTGGCGGGACGCTCGATCAAGATGCGCGAGACGGCAGCGTTCTTCAGCTTGGCCTTCAGGTACTCGCGAACCTTGATGTCTTCGGCCAACATGCCGGCGAAGTCACGGTTGCTCGCGTACCAACGGCTAGCCCAATTGCGGCTGACCGCGAGGCGAAAGCCGGTAGGATGGATTTTTTGTCCCATAGTCTTCCTCGGGCCTTCAGTTGCCAACCGTCACGTACACATGGCACGTGGGCTTGCTGATGCGATTGCCGCGGCCTTTGGCGCGCGCGGTGAAACGCTTGAGCGTGGTGCCTTGCTCGACGTAGATGGTCTTGACCTTCAGTTCGTCGATGTCAGCGCCGTCGTTGTGCTCAGCGTTGGCGATAGCGGACTCAAGCACCTTCTTGACGATTCCTGCAGCTTTTTTCTGCGTGAACGTCAGGATGTTCAGAGCTTGGTCAACCTTCTTGCCGCGGATCAGATCAGCGACCAGACGGCCCTTGTCGACCGACAGACGGACGCCCCGGAGGACTGCACGTGTTTCAGACATGTCGTTCCTTACTTCTTGACTTTTTTGTCAGCAGGGTGACCCTTGAAGGTGCGCGTCAGGGCGAATTCGCCCAGCTTGTGGCCCACCATCTGGTCGGTGACATACACCGGTACGTGCTGCTTGCCGTTGTGCACGGCGATGGTCAGACCGATGAAATCGGGCAGAACCATGGAGCGACGCGACCAGGTCTTGACTGGTTTCTTGTCCTTGGTAGCAACGGCCTTCTCGACCTTTGCCATCAAGTGGTGGTCAACAAACGGACCCTTTTTGAGAGAGCGAGTCATTTGTTATCCCTTACTTCTTACGACGCGACACAATCATCACTTGTGTGCGCTTGTTGTTGCGGGTGCGATAACCCTTGGTCAGATTGCCCCAAGGATCGACAGCATGGCGGCCTTCGCCGGTGCGGCCTTCGCCACCACCGTGAGGGTGATCCACCGGGTTCATGGCAACGCCACGAACCGTTGGGCGAATACCCATCCAGCGCTTCACACCGGCCTTGCCGAGTTGGCGCAGGCTGTGCTCTTCGTTGGCGACTTCGCCAATCGTTGCACGGCATTCGATGTGGATCTTGCGCACTTCGCCAGAGCGCATACGCACCTGGGCATAAGTGCCTTCACGGGCCAGCAGCGTTGCGGAAGCGCCTGCCGAGCGTGCGATCTGCGCACCAGCACCGGGCTTGAGCTCGATGCAGTGAATGGTCGAACCCACGGGAATATTGCGGATCGGCAGCGTGTTACCTGCGCGGATCGGGGCTTCGGAGCCGCTCAGGAGCGTGCTGCCGACTTCCAGACCACGGGGGGCAATGATGTAACGGCGCTCACCGTCGGCATAGCACACCAAAGCGATGTGAGCCGTACGGTTCGGATCGTATTCAATGCGCTCGACCTTCGCGGGGATGCCGTCTTTGTTACGGACGAAATCCACCACGCGGTAGTGGTGCTTGTGGCCGCCGCCCTTGTGGCGGGTCGTGATGTGACCGTTGTTGTTGCGACCGGCCTTCTGGAACTGAGGCTCCAGCAGCGGCGCATACGCTTCACCCTTGTACAGGTGGTCACGGGTAACCTTCACCACGGCACGTTGGCCGGGCGAAGTAGGTTTCATTTTAATGACGGCCATGATTACGCGGCCTCCCCGGACAGGTTCAGCTCTTGACCTGGTTGCAGCGTGACATAAGCCTTGCGAACATTGTCGCGGCGGCCCATGGTCTTGCCAAAACGCTTGGCCTTGCCTTTGGTGTTCACCACAGAGACGCCCTTGACCTCGACCTTGAACATCAATTCCACAGCGGCTTTGATTTCGGGCTTGGTTGCGTTCTGCAGCACCTTGAACGTCACAGCATTGGATTTCTCTGCAACCATGGTGGCCTTTTCGGACACGATGGGAGCGACCAACACTTGCATCAGACGACCTTCGTCAAACTTGGGCGTGCTCATGCGAACATCTCCTTGAGTTTGTCGATAGCGCCCTTGGTGACGAGCACTTTCTTGTAGTGCACCAGCGACACGGGATCTGCATAACGGGGTTCGACGATGAACACGTTCTTCAGATTGCGCGAAGCAAGGTACAGGTTTTCGTCCACTTCATCGGCGATCACCATCACCGATTGCAGGTTCATCGCCTTGAACTTGTCGGCGAGCACCTTGGTCTTGGGGCTTTCCAGCGTCAGCGAGTCCACAACAGCCAGACGGCCTTCGCGAGCCAACTGCGAAAAGATCGCGGCCATGCCAGCGCGGTACATCTTCTTGTTGATCTTCTGCGTGAAGTTTTCTTCAGGCAGATTCGGGAAGATGCGGCCACCGCCACGCCACAGAGGCGAGGAGGTCATACCGGCACGAGCACGGCCAGTGCCTTTTTGCTTGAACGGCTTCTTGGTGGAGTGCTTGACCTGCTCGCGGTCTTTTTGAGCGCGCGTGCCCTGGCGGGCATTGGCCTGGTAAGCCACCACGATCTGGTGAACCAGATCTTCGTTGTATTCGCGACCGAACACGGTTTCGGGCGCATCGAATTTCGATGCGGCCTGGCCTTGGTCATTCAGGAGTTCGAGCTGCATTAGTTCGCTCCCTTGGAAGCTTTGGCCTTGACTGCCGGACGCACCGTCACGAACCCACCCTTGGAGCCCGGAATGGCGCCCTTGATCAAGAGCAGTTGACGCGCTTCGTCGATGCGGATGACATCGAGGTTTTGCGTGGTCTTGGTGACATCGCCCAGATGGCCGGTCATGCGCTTACCGGGGAACACGCGACCGGGGTCTTGTGCCATACCGATGGAGCCAGGCACATTGTGCGAACGGCTGTTACCGTGCGATGCGCGCTGCGAAGCCATGTTGTGGCGCTTGATCGTGCCAGCGTAGCCCTTACCGATCGACGTGCCTTGAACGTCCACCTTCTGGCCCACGGTGAACAGCGTCACGGGGACGGTGGAACCGACGGCGTACTGGGCAGCGACGTCAGCGGTCACGCGGAATTCGCGGATCACTTCACCGGCTTCGACGCCGGCCTTCGCCAGATGGCCCGCTGCGGGCTTGGTCACGCGCGATGCCTTGCGCGAACCGAACGTGACCTGCAAGGCCACGTAGCCATCATTCTCTTGGGTTTTAACCTGGGTCACACGGTTGTTGGACACATCCACCACCGTGACGGGCACTGCGTCCCCGTCATCGGTGAACAGACGCATCATGCCCACCTTGCGGCCCAGCAACCCTTGGGAGTTGCTTTGACTCATTGATTTTCTCCAAAACTTTCACCGCCTCGACTTCAATTGGCCAAAGCGTTTGCACAACGTTTGCACCGCCGTGCGCGAAAGAAGGTTGATAAAACTCCGCCGCCGTCACACAAAAGCGCAAAAAAGGCGAAGCCGCAAAGTATAACGCGGACTGCTTTTGCAAGCAAGTCCGCGTTATGTGTTGGAGCGCAGCAATCGCCGCGCACCGGAGCTGGCAGATTACTGCAGCTTGATTTCGACGTCCACGCCAGCCGGCAGGTCGAGCTTCATCAGTGCGTCCACCGTCTTGTCCGTCGGATCGACGATGTCCATCAGGCGCTGGTGCGTGCGGATTTCGAGCTGGTCACGGCTGGTCTTGTTGACGTGCGGTGAACGCAAGATGTCGAAACGCTTCATTCGCGTCGGCAAGGGCACGGGGCCCTTGACGATGGCGCCAGTGCGCTTGGCCGTGTCAACGATCTCGGCAGCGGACTGGTCGATCAGCTTGTAATCAAACGCCTTCAGGCGGATGCGGATTTTTTGCTTGGACATGGCAAGTTCCTTTGTGCCTGAGGCTTAAGCAATGATCTTTGCCACGACGCCGGCGCCGACGGTACGACCGCCTTCACGGATGGCGAAGCGCAGGCCTTCTTCCATGGCGATGGGGTTGATCAGCTTGACGGTGATCGACACGTTGTCGCCGGGCATGACCATTTCCTTGTCGGCTGGCAGCTCGATGGCGCCAGTCACATCGGTCGTGCGGAAGTAGAACTGAGGACGGTAGTTGTTGAAGAAAGGCGTGTGACGGCCACCTTCGTCCTTGGACAGCACATACACCTCGGCGGTGAAGTGCGTGTGCGGCTTGATGGAGTTGGGCTTGCACAGCACTTGGCCGCGTTCCACGTCTTCACGCTTGGTGCCGCGCAGCAGCAGACCGACGTTGTCGCCAGCCTGGCCTTGGTCCAGCAGCTTGCGGAACATTTCCACGCCCGTGCAGGTGGTCTTTTGCGTGTCGCGAATACCGACAATTTCGATTTCTTCGCCGACCTTGATGATGCCGCGCTCGATACGACCCGTCACCACGGTGCCACGGCCAGAGATCGAGAACACGTCTTCCACGGGCATCAGGAATGCGCCGTCCACAGCGCGCTCAGGCGTGGGGATGTAAGAGTCGAGTGCTTCTGCCAGCTTCATGATGGCCTCTTCACCCAGGGCACCCTTGTCGCCTTCCAGGGCGAGCTTGGCGGAACCGCGGATGATGGGGGTGTCGTCGCCTGGGAAGTTGTACTTGTCCAGGAGTTCGCGCACTTCCATTTCGACGAGCTCGAGCAGTTCTTCGTCGTCGACCATGTCGCACTTGTTCAGGAACACGATGATGTAGGGCACGCCCACTTGGCGAGCCAGCAGGATGTGCTCGCGGGTCTGGGGCATTGGGCCGTCAGCGGCCGAGCACACCAGGATGGCGCCGTCCATCTGGGCAGCGCCGGTGATCATGTTCTTCACATAGTCGGCGTGGCCGGGGCAGTCCACGTGGGCGTAATGGCGGTTGGCCGTTTCGTATTCCACGTGAGCGGTGTTGATCGTGATGCCGCGGGCCTTTTCTTCGGGCGCTGCGTCGATCTGGTCGTATGCCTTGGCTTCGCCGCCGAACTTGGAGGACAGCACCGTGGCGATAGCCGCCGTCAGCGTTGTCTTGCCATGGTCCACGTGACCGATGGTGCCCACGTTCACGTGGGGCTTGGTACGTTCGAACTTACCTTTTGCCATTTTGAATCTCCAAAGAGCAATGCCTGTGTCAGGGTTTAACGTCTGCACCCGATTGCTGAATCGTCCCGCACAGGGCAACAGGACGGCACCGGGTCGCAGATTGCAAGGATCTTGCTGCTATTTTTTTCATAGCTGCCATCGCTTATTCAATAAGCGATGGCAGCCAATTCCATAAAACCAACCGGAAGAGGCCTGCCGAAGCAGGCCCTTCGTGCGCCAATTACTTGGCGCGGGCAGCCATGATGGCTTCCGACACGTTGCGAGGGGCTTCGCTGTAGTGCTTGAATTCCATCGAGTACGTGGCGCGGCCTTGCGTTGCGGAGCGCAGCGAGGTCGAGTAGCCGAACATTTCCGACAGGGGCACTTCGGCCTTGATGGCCTTGCCGCCGCCGACCATGTCGTCCATGCCCTGCACCATGCCACGGCGGGACGACAAGTCGCCCATCACCGTACCGGCGTAGTCTTCCGGCGTCTCGACTTCCACGGCCATCATGGGCTCGAGAATCACGGGGTTGGCCTTGCGGCAACCTTCCTTGAAACCGAAGATGGCAGCCATCTTGAACGCGAGTTCGTTCGAGTCCACATCGTGGTACGAACCGAAGTGCAGCGTTACCTTGACGTCCACCACTGGGTAGCCGGCCAGCACGCCTTGCGTGACGGCTTCGTTGATGCCCTTTTCCACCGCGGGGATGAATTCGCGAGGAACCACACCGCCCTTGATGGCGTCGACGAACTCGATGCCCTTGCCAGCTTCGTTCGGCTCGATCTTGAGCACGACGTGACCGTACTGGCCCTTACCACCGGACTGGCGAACGAACTTGCCTTCGGCCTCTTCCACCGTCTTGCGGATGGTTTCGCGATAGGCCACCTGGGGCTTGCCCACGTTGGCTTCCACGCCGAACTCGCGCTTCATGCGGTCCACGATGATTTCCAGGTGGAGTTCGCCCATGCCACCGATGATGGTCTGGCCGGATTCTTCGTCGGTGCTGACGCGGAAGGAAGGATCTTCGGCAGCCAGACGGCCCAGCGCGATACCCATCTTTTCCTGGTCAGCCTTCGACTTCGGTTCCACGGCCTGACGGATCACGGGCTCGGGGAACACCATGCGCTCCAGCGTCAGGATGGCCGATGGATCGCACAGCGTTTCGCCAGTCGTCACGTCCTTCAAGCCCACGCAGGCTGCGATGTCGCCGGCGCGGATTTCATCGACTTCTTCGCGATTGTTGGCGTGCATCTGCACGATACGGCCAATGCGTTCCTTTTTGCCGCGCACCGGGTTGTATACCGTGTCGCCCTTGGACAGAACGCCGGAGTACACGCGCACGAACGTCAGCTGACCCACGAACGGGTCGGTCATCAGCTTGAACGCCAAGGCAGAGAACTTCTCGGAGTCGTCGGCCCTGCGGCTCGTCGGCTGCTCATCGTCATCGGTACCGCCCACGGGAGGAATGTCCACTGGCGAGGGCATCAGTTCGATCACGGCGTCCAGCATGCGCTGCACACCCTTGTTCTTGAAGGCCGTGCCGCACAGCATCGGCTGAATTTCGCAAGCGATGGCGCGCGTACGCAGGCCGAGGGTGATTTCCTCTTCGGAAAGATCACCTTCTTCCAGGTACTTGTTCATCAGCTCTTCGGAGGCCTCGGCCGCAGCCTCGACCATCTTCTCGCGCCATTCCTTGGCGGTTTCCAGCAATTCAGCGGGAATTTCTTCGAAGGTGAACTTCATGCCCTGCGAGGCTTCGTCCCAGATGATGGCCTTCATCTTGCGCAGGTCGACCACGCCCGTGAAGTTTTCTTCGGCGCCGATCGGGATCACGATCGGCACGGGGTTGGCCTTCAGGCGCAGTTTCATCTGCTCGACGACCTTGAAGAAGTTGGCACCGGTACGGTCCATCTTGTTCACGAACGCGAGGCGAGGCACCTTGTACTTGTTCGCCTGGCGCCACACGGTTTCCGACTGGGGCTGCACGCCGCCCACGGCGCAGTACACCATGCAGGCGCCGTCCAGCACGCGCATGGAACGCTCCACTTCGATCGTGAAGTCCACGTGGCCGGGAGTGTCGATGATGTTGATGCGGTGCTCGGGGAACGAACGGTCCATGCCGCTCCAGAAGCAGGTGGTGGCAGCCGACGTGATCGTGATGCCACGCTCTTGCTCTTGCTCCATCCAGTCCATGGTGGCCGCGCCGTCATGCACTTCACCGATCTTGTGGTTCACACCGGTGTAGAAAAGAATCCGCTCGGTCGTCGTGGTCTTGCCAGCGTCGATGTGGGCCGAGATACCGATATTGCGGTAGCGCTCGATGGGGGTCTTGCGAGCCATGGTAAATCCTTGGTTGAACGTTGTGTTCGTTGTGATGGGCCACCCGCTTTTGCGACGCAGCACCACAATTTGCCGGCGACCTGAATCAAGATAAGGCCGCAGGCAGAAAATGCCAGCGGCCTTACGTTTGCACCGGAGAAAGCCAGAAGGCTTAGAAGCGGAAGTGGCTGAACGCCTTGTTGGCTTCTGCCATGCGGTGCACTTCGTCACGGCGCTTCATTGCGCCGCCACGGCCTTCCGTGGCTTCCAGCAGTTCGTTGGCCAAACGCTGCGCCATCGACTTTTCGCCACGCTTGCGGGCGGCTTCCTTGATCCAGCGCATCGAAAGCGCCAGACGGCGCACGGGGCGAACTTCCACGGGAACTTGGTAGTTGGCACCGCCCACGCGGCGGGACTTCACTTCGACCATGGGCTTCACGTTGTTGATGGCAACGGTGAAGGCCTCCAGAGGGTCCTTGTCAGGGTGCTTCTTTTCGATCAGCTCCAGAGCGCCATAAATGATGCGCTCTGCCACTGCCTTTTTGCCGCCTTCCATGATCACGTTCATGAATTTGGACAGCTCTACATTGCCGAACTTGGGATCCGGCAGGATTTCACGTTTGGGGACTTCGCGACGACGTGGCATTTTTTCACCTCATGATTGCTTCAGTTGGCATCTTTTCAGACACCGCGAGAGCCATTCAGGACTCCCACTTACTCGACCCACGCAAAACACTTGCGCTTGGGGTCACTACGCTGGATCACCGCGCCACGCGGGAAACAGCACCGGATATCTTGTGCAAAAGCGCAGGGCTTATTTGGCCTTGGGCTTCTTGGCACCGTACTTGGAGCGCGATTGCTTGCGGTCTTTCACGCCTTGCAAGTCGAGCGAGCCACGCACGATGTGATAACGCACACCAGGCAAGTCCTTGACACGACCGCCGCGAACCAGCACGACGCTGTGTTCTTGCAGGTTGTGGCCTTCGCCGCCGATGTAGGAAATGACTTCGAAACCGTTGGTCAGGCGAACCTTGGCGACCTTCCGCAGAGCGGAGTTAGGCTTCTTTGGCGTCGTGGTGTACACACGGGTGCACACGCCGCGGCGCTGAGGAGAGTTTTCCATCGCGGGGCTCTTCGACTTGATCTTTTCGACCTCGCGACCCTGACGGACCAGTTGATTGATGGTTGGCATGAATACGTCCCTAAACGTGAAATGCTTCGTGAAAAACGAAAACGTGAATCCCTTCGGAAATTCCGAAAAGCCTTCTAATGTAGCAGGTTGGCGCTGCCAGGGCAATCGCGGGGCGGCCAGCCGGCCGCCGCCGCGTCACTTGATCCACAGGCGGATGGCATCCCAGGCGCGGCCGAAGATGCCGGCTTGCTCCACCGTTTCCAGCGCCACCAAAGGCACTTCGGCGATGGGCTGCTCGCCCAGCGACACCTTCAGCGTGCCGATCGACTGCCCCTTGGTGAACGGCGCCACCAGCGGATCGGTGCGCACGATCTGCGTCGTGACCTTGCCTGCGCTGCCCGAAGGCACGGTGACCACGATGGCGTCCGGACGGCCGATCTGGATGGTGTTTTGCTTGCCCTTCCAGACGGCCGGCGTGGCCGCGGGCTGACCGGCGTCGAACAGCTTGACGGCATCGAAGGCGGTATAGCCCCAGTTCAGGAGTTTCTGGCTTTCGTTGGCCCGGGCATTCTCGCTGGAGGCGCCCAGCACGATGGACAGCAGCCGGCGCTGGCCGACATTCGGAAAGTCACGCTTGGACGTGGCCACCAGGCAGTAGCCAGCGGCGGCGGTGTGGCCGGTCTTGAGGCCGTCCACCGTGGGATCACGGAACAGCAGCGAATTGCGGTTGGTGCCGTTGGAGGGCGGCGTGCCGGGGTAAGCGTAGTGCTTGGTCGCGTAATAGTGCATGTACTCGGGGAATTCCTGCATCAGGCGGGTGGCCAGCACGCCCAGGTCGCGCGCGGTGGTCGTGTGGCCCGGCTCGGTCAGCCCTTCGGGGTTCTTGTACGCCGTGTTCTTCATTCCCAGGGCCTTGGCCTGGTCGTTCATGAGCTTGACGAAGTTCTCGGCCGTGCCACCCACGCCTTCGGCCAGGGCCATGGTGGCGTCGTTGCCCGACTGCACGATCATCCCCTTGATGAGGTCTTCCACCGGCACCTGCATCTTGGGATCGATGAACATGCGCGAGCCGGGCATCTTCCAGGCCAGCACGCTCACGGGCAGCTTCTGCTCCAGCGTGATCTTCTTGGCGCGCAGCGCATCGAAGACCAGGTAGCCGGTCATGAGCTTGGTGAGCGATGCCTGCTCCACCGGCGCATCGATGTCTTTGGCGGCGAGCACCTGGCCTGCCGTCACGTCGAGCAGCAGGTAGTTGCGGGCGGCGATTTCAGGAGGCTGTGGCGCCTGCCCCTGCGCCCACAGGGCAACAGGAGCCAGCGCAGCGGCGAGAACGAAGGAACGCAGCGTGGAGAGGAAAGGCTTCATGGAAACAGGCATTCGGGGCAAGGAAACAAACCAAACGGTCAAAAACGGCGGCGGGGCATGGCACGCCGTGCGGTGGCCGTTGAAGGAGGCGTCTGGGGGGTGGTCAGTTCCCCGCCAGCAAGTGGCGGGACACCAAGTTTTTCAGGAGCGGCAATTGTCCGTGAAAGAAATGCCCGCCGCCGGGCACGACTGTGACGGGGAGTATCTGCGGCCGCGCCCAGTCCATGACGGCCGATAGCGGCACGGTGTCGTCCTGCTCGCCGTGCACGACCAGCGTGCGCTCATGCGCCTCGGCCGGCACGGGCGCCACGGTGAAGCGGCTGGCGGCGGTGCCGACCAGCACCACCCGCTCGATGGCACGTTCGCCCCACAGGCGCTCCAGCGCATGGCTGGTGACGAAGGCGCCGAACGAGAAGCCCGCCAGGGCCAGCGGCCCCTCGGACGCCGTCTGGCGCACCACCTCCAGAAAGTCCTCCAGCTCGCCCTGGCCCGCGTCGTGCGTGCCGGCGCTGGCGCCCACGCCCCGGAAATTGAAGCGCACCGCGGTCCAGCCGCTGTGCACGAAGGCGCGCGCCAGGGTCTGCACCACCTTGTTGTCCATGGTGCCGCCGAACAGGGGGTGCGGATGGGCGATCACCGCCACGCCGCGGGAGGGCGCGCCGTCCTGCGCCTGGGCCGCATCGCGTGCCGCTTCGATGGCACCGGCAGCGCCGGCGAGGGTCAGGCGTTCAGTCTGGGCATTCACTTGGATTTGCTATCAAATAAATAGCTGTCAGGGCAATAAAATCTAGGGCAGACAGCCAAAAACACTTAAAACCGATCGCGCGGGGATCAGCGCCCGAGTTCCGGCGGGGTGAGCAGGCGCTCGACGAACTGGCCGTTCTTCAGGTGCGATTCCACGATTTCGTCGATGTCGCTGCCATCCACGAAGGTGTACCAGGTGCCCTCGGGATAGACCACGGCGACGGGGCCGCCGGCGCAGCGGTCCAGGCAGCCGGCCTTGTTCACCCGCACCTTGCCGGGGCCGGACAGGCCCGCTGCCTTGACCTGGGACTTGCAGCGGTCGAACGCGGCTTGCGCACCGTGGTGGGCGCAGCTGTCTTCGCCGTTGGTGCGGTCATTCAGGCAAAAGAAGATGTGGCGGGCGTAGTAGCCAGGCTGCGCGGCTGGCGGCGTGGGGGTGTCGTTCATGCGGGCATTTTAGGAGCCGG encodes:
- the fusA gene encoding elongation factor G, with translation MARKTPIERYRNIGISAHIDAGKTTTTERILFYTGVNHKIGEVHDGAATMDWMEQEQERGITITSAATTCFWSGMDRSFPEHRINIIDTPGHVDFTIEVERSMRVLDGACMVYCAVGGVQPQSETVWRQANKYKVPRLAFVNKMDRTGANFFKVVEQMKLRLKANPVPIVIPIGAEENFTGVVDLRKMKAIIWDEASQGMKFTFEEIPAELLETAKEWREKMVEAAAEASEELMNKYLEEGDLSEEEITLGLRTRAIACEIQPMLCGTAFKNKGVQRMLDAVIELMPSPVDIPPVGGTDDDEQPTSRRADDSEKFSALAFKLMTDPFVGQLTFVRVYSGVLSKGDTVYNPVRGKKERIGRIVQMHANNREEVDEIRAGDIAACVGLKDVTTGETLCDPSAILTLERMVFPEPVIRQAVEPKSKADQEKMGIALGRLAAEDPSFRVSTDEESGQTIIGGMGELHLEIIVDRMKREFGVEANVGKPQVAYRETIRKTVEEAEGKFVRQSGGKGQYGHVVLKIEPNEAGKGIEFVDAIKGGVVPREFIPAVEKGINEAVTQGVLAGYPVVDVKVTLHFGSYHDVDSNELAFKMAAIFGFKEGCRKANPVILEPMMAVEVETPEDYAGTVMGDLSSRRGMVQGMDDMVGGGKAIKAEVPLSEMFGYSTSLRSATQGRATYSMEFKHYSEAPRNVSEAIMAARAK
- the rpsL gene encoding 30S ribosomal protein S12, producing the protein MPTINQLVRQGREVEKIKSKSPAMENSPQRRGVCTRVYTTTPKKPNSALRKVAKVRLTNGFEVISYIGGEGHNLQEHSVVLVRGGRVKDLPGVRYHIVRGSLDLQGVKDRKQSRSKYGAKKPKAK
- the tuf gene encoding elongation factor Tu; translation: MAKGKFERTKPHVNVGTIGHVDHGKTTLTAAIATVLSSKFGGEAKAYDQIDAAPEEKARGITINTAHVEYETANRHYAHVDCPGHADYVKNMITGAAQMDGAILVCSAADGPMPQTREHILLARQVGVPYIIVFLNKCDMVDDEELLELVEMEVRELLDKYNFPGDDTPIIRGSAKLALEGDKGALGEEAIMKLAEALDSYIPTPERAVDGAFLMPVEDVFSISGRGTVVTGRIERGIIKVGEEIEIVGIRDTQKTTCTGVEMFRKLLDQGQAGDNVGLLLRGTKREDVERGQVLCKPNSIKPHTHFTAEVYVLSKDEGGRHTPFFNNYRPQFYFRTTDVTGAIELPADKEMVMPGDNVSITVKLINPIAMEEGLRFAIREGGRTVGAGVVAKIIA
- a CDS encoding D-alanyl-D-alanine carboxypeptidase family protein, which gives rise to MKPFLSTLRSFVLAAALAPVALWAQGQAPQPPEIAARNYLLLDVTAGQVLAAKDIDAPVEQASLTKLMTGYLVFDALRAKKITLEQKLPVSVLAWKMPGSRMFIDPKMQVPVEDLIKGMIVQSGNDATMALAEGVGGTAENFVKLMNDQAKALGMKNTAYKNPEGLTEPGHTTTARDLGVLATRLMQEFPEYMHYYATKHYAYPGTPPSNGTNRNSLLFRDPTVDGLKTGHTAAAGYCLVATSKRDFPNVGQRRLLSIVLGASSENARANESQKLLNWGYTAFDAVKLFDAGQPAATPAVWKGKQNTIQIGRPDAIVVTVPSGSAGKVTTQIVRTDPLVAPFTKGQSIGTLKVSLGEQPIAEVPLVALETVEQAGIFGRAWDAIRLWIK
- the rpsG gene encoding 30S ribosomal protein S7, whose amino-acid sequence is MPRRREVPKREILPDPKFGNVELSKFMNVIMEGGKKAVAERIIYGALELIEKKHPDKDPLEAFTVAINNVKPMVEVKSRRVGGANYQVPVEVRPVRRLALSMRWIKEAARKRGEKSMAQRLANELLEATEGRGGAMKRRDEVHRMAEANKAFSHFRF
- a CDS encoding alpha/beta hydrolase, producing MNAQTERLTLAGAAGAIEAARDAAQAQDGAPSRGVAVIAHPHPLFGGTMDNKVVQTLARAFVHSGWTAVRFNFRGVGASAGTHDAGQGELEDFLEVVRQTASEGPLALAGFSFGAFVTSHALERLWGERAIERVVLVGTAASRFTVAPVPAEAHERTLVVHGEQDDTVPLSAVMDWARPQILPVTVVPGGGHFFHGQLPLLKNLVSRHLLAGN
- a CDS encoding (2Fe-2S) ferredoxin domain-containing protein; translated protein: MNDTPTPPAAQPGYYARHIFFCLNDRTNGEDSCAHHGAQAAFDRCKSQVKAAGLSGPGKVRVNKAGCLDRCAGGPVAVVYPEGTWYTFVDGSDIDEIVESHLKNGQFVERLLTPPELGR